The Oryzias latipes chromosome 16, ASM223467v1 genome includes a region encoding these proteins:
- the setd2 gene encoding histone-lysine N-methyltransferase SETD2 isoform X3: MRVNLEDQGRQKVSFSFAQTKKPLQSPLFIPASNDTPVTEPQGALSQSSSDRAGKSTDGKAEQKQTLLVATSVTEIPSPTSVSSSTRLKTNVAKMHFKKQILNVSTVEKPASVSSEELHTSESQKLTSKSEGGFPMPQPQKSGSLSENAQTELLGTKESPISRKPAASQAKDSDSSSSTDRDNVYKRVTRSQLDSAPHASETDGESAHVSSRRQSADSKSKTNSDSRDKVKKSSSSSHVGEREKSSSKRSENHERSSSYSKSDRDSRNTSSRSSRLEKDRRRSRSRSGSRSRGARTSSSYARSERYRSDRGSRSERSYYHESDRRSHRSSPRRERRLSHSRPDRTRESSHSDEDHKRTRTTDSTRSSHHLNSYKESKSSSSKSDKSSKSVDSSQSSEFDKRSQSSKSERTSKRSDSDSQHKYSPVSDLSYRKSSSHHKSETNDNTSCSVHTQSKTHEKHHKSSSSDSEGKLHPTDKSTTSSDKCKELEKESKRPESKETDPYRSPMKSPKHDCQPNGINALSSATISETFPQSEKAQSNLQPERNRHSHQDAKKIAASTDKVFQESLSREDQEEKSELEIAITARESLNPENITLDNLYTVKECFSSNDQPHPDHDAAGLHLCKSGESIICKQGENVSDLHPKSSSDEPATQNVIQNTKLEIDKPNEVLALENQASKSETLEPDPSCLTNEGQQVKAQSNVDAAKKSSCSSRKSRWDIVGQDIFESDVLQKAGYPESSPAVKTTRFFNNICHDSEIQQELATLMTLTKQGQISEQEVSLDTITYKYKDQNEPSQASTTIYHCDLKPTARQTPTNSEEMMHMMDKQQILSFTTQSWNGEGQESEPKENTEKSKLSKQAPARQDVLGKQSEGSDSDISEYDSDCDKAIKQLHSVVVVPNNSSLTKDAKHREVSPRHAENLSALSTACLPAWGNTNEVPNQIHSKQTGQSGLSDSLISSVLCQSQSNMIDSTSHSEGASFMSTQPFFAVNDGTHGQATASIQTSDIFKKVGLELRQHPIPSQDQQVFLYYQREDPSTADRINDNNRFPVGWDFSQSEQPTSTYQQPDSSHGSLLTNTKVTGAASIGPEPRHAVASCTQQPPNMQTIKKLYLQEHYQESSSEIHPDSLTNDHDDYSGDKLSSSQVDSLNTPGSSSFVQAHEISSNSRGSAVPDPSRDDTFRPHRGRGPPKKRRPEVESDSDNEAEVGPSSKRERQRETEVSKETLVKAEAQRPPLSLHDFQDAQKWKEFARSKKMPPYFDLIEENLYLTERKKSKSHRDIKRMQCECPVLSREERGKGVMACGEDCLNRLLMIECSSRCLNGAYCSNRRFQMKQHADFEVILTDDKGWGLRAAKEMAPNTFVLEYCGEVLDHKEFKTRVKEYARNKNIHYYFMSLKNNEIIDATLKGNCSRFMNHSCEPNCETQKWTVNGQLRVGFFTTKAVAAGTELTFDYQFQRYGKEAQKCFCGAPSCRGFLGGENRVSVRAAGGKMKKDRNRKSALTTVDEELEALLENGEGLCDEKQVVSLCRLMVRVETMEQKLICLKLIQNTQNPSCLKQFLDHHGLSLLWIFMVELSEAKGNSATGIKMQIEIMKTLAVLPISTKNMLEESKVLTLIQRWAQTKTLPQQTEMDGYSSENTSRAQTPLNTPDGSSSKLGPELDSEASKPAVYRRLKIISENSLDSALSDASKASDGKEEEEDEEDEEEDEPMQGDPTEGKELKVEAADATKESTLESVADNDSGKQEELEMSGTSEQQPQSLTVETKSDSDVKMEDFEMKEDTAEDQRDPQQEVPSDEQDGSEKQINLTLAEKPDLEVDQPNVSESQSSQEGADDLPAEQPSETLEVCEELQEADKPPPPPPPPPPPPPSQTDPHPGESTTDVSPSSETTEATVPPEVTATAVEASAVGTPSQDEEEGLSDVESERSQEPQHNVLDISSMAARLLETWKDLKEVYRIPKKSQVEKEARNRSRDRDTGLKPRTTSGSRERERERERERERERERDRDRDRDYEKDRDRDWDRDRERDRDRISDKTPRSSERRRRRSLSPPPSSYERSSRRTEERFDLSNSKTPRVVSSKERNKLSTEERRKLFEQEVAQREAQKQQQQQQQQLQQQQQQLQTMVYDPALAYVSSPSFITYPPGYPIQTFVDPSNPNAGKVLLPTPPVDYEQTPPLASAGLVSEIGIPSPSSSSQTTPVSNLTQHITTTNIATGTPQQYAQPNVATQDTGVAVLSVPPQPATQVQSQQSYTTLWDPTTQQAVTVQTQPAQQYAAAAGQAQPQAAIYYQGQPCQAIYSIPAAYPQANPPVIQAYTEPTASYLHGQAVYPSHQQGVVVQQGGTVTTIVTSQTVQPEMIVPSNVIDLPPPSPPKPKTIVLPPNWKVARDPEGKIYYYHIVTRQTQWDPPTWEGSSDSTSVDHESEMDLGTPTYDENPSKFSTKTAEADTSSELAKKSKETFRKEMSQFIVQCLNPYRKPDCKSGRISNTEDFKHLARKLTHGVMNKELKACKNPEDLECNENVKHKTKEYIKKYMQRFGTVYRPKEDTDVY, from the exons ATGAGGGTAAATTTAGAAGACCAGGGTCGCCAGAAAGTGTCCTTCAGCTTCGCACAGACAAAGAAGCCTTTGCAAAGTCCGCTCTTCATCCCTGCCAGTAATGATACGCCTGTCACCGAACCTCAAGGTGCCTTGTCGCAGTCGAGCTCAGACAGAGCAGGGAAAAGTACAGATGGCAAAGCTGAGCAAAAGCAGACACTGTTGGTGGCAACATCTGTAACAGAGATACCTTCTCCAACATCGGTCTCCAGCTCCACCAGACTCAAAACAAACGTGGCAAAGATGCACTTCAAGAAACAAATTCTTAACGTGTCAACTGTAGAGAAACCTGCGTCTGTTTCATCAGAAGAGCTGCACACATCAGAATCGCAGAAGTTGACAAGCAAAAGTGAAGGTGGCTTTCCAATGCCGCAGCCTCAGAAGTCTGGTAGTCTATCAGAAAATGCTCAAACAGAACTTTTGGGGACAAAAGAAAGCCCAATCTCGAGGAAACCAGCGGCTTCTCAAGCAAAAGACAGTGACAGTTCCAGCAGTACTGATCGGGATAATGTTTACAAAAGGGTAACCAGGTCACAATTGGATAGTGCTCCCCATGCCTCAGAAACTGATGGAGAGTCAGCTCATGTGTCTTCCAGGCGTCAATCTGCGgattcaaaaagcaaaactaaCTCCGACAGCAGAGACAAAGTTAAAAAGTCTTCCTCTAGTTCACATGTTggggaaagagaaaaaagttccTCTAAACGATCGGAGAATCATGAAAGGTCATCTAGCTACTCTAAGTCGGACCGTGACTCTAGAAATACATCTTCACGCTCATCACGATTAGAAAAAGATCGAAGAAGGTCCAGGTCTAGATCCGGATCTAGATCAAGAGGGGCTCGGACAAGTTCATCCTATGCCAGATCGGAGAGATATAGAAGCGACAGAGGATCTCGCTCTGAAAGGTCGTACTATCATGAATCTGATCGGCGATCACACAGGAGTTCTCCCCGCAGAGAAAGAAGACTTTCTCACTCCCGTCCAGACAGAACACGAGAGAGTTCTCATTCTGATGAGGACCACAAACGAACGAGAACAACAGACTCAACTAGGTCATCCCACCATTTAAACTCCTACAAAGAATCCAAATCATCCTCTTCCAAGTCTGATAAATCCTCTAAATCGGTGGATTCTTCTCAGTCCTCTGAATTTGACAAAAGATCACAATCATCAAAGTCTGAAAGGACTTCAAAAAGATCAGACTCTGATTCTCAACACAAGTACTCTCCAGTTTCGGATTTGTCATACCGAAAATCTAGCAGTCATCACAAGTCAGAGACCAATGATAATACATCTTGTAGCGTTCATACACAGTctaaaacacatgaaaaacacCATAAAAGCAGCTCCAGTGACTCTGAGGGAAAACTACACCCCACTGACAAAAGTACCACCTCTTCAGATAAATGTAAAGAACTTGAAAAGGAGAGCAAAAGGCCAGAGTCAAAAGAGACAGACCCCTATAGATCTCCCATGAAATCCCCTAAACATGACTGCCAACCAAATGGCATCAATGCTCTGTCATCTGCAACCATCTCAGAAACTTTCCCTCAAAGTGAAAAGGCGCAATCCAATCTTCAACCAGAAAGAAACAGGCATAGTCATCAGGATGCTAAAAAAATAGCTGCATCCACTGACAAAGTCTTTCAAGAATCCCTGTCAAGGGAGGatcaagaagaaaaatctgaacTTGAAATAGCTATAACGGCGCGTGAAAGCCTGAACCCTGAAAACATCACTTTAGACAATTTGTACACTGTGAAGGAATGCTTCTCCTCCAACGACCAACCACATCCTGATCACGATGCAGCTGGACTTCATTTATGCAAGAGTGGGGAGAGTATCATTTGCAAACAAGgtgaaaatgtttcagatctCCATCCAAAGTCCTCTTCTGATGAACCTGCCACACAGAATGTTATACAAAACACTAAATTGGAGATTGATAAACCGAATGAAGTGTTGGCACTTGAGAACCAAGCATCTAAAAGCGAGACACTTGAACCCGATCCATCGTGTCTTACAAATGAAGGTCAGCAGGTGAAGGCACAGTCAAATGTTGATGCTGCAAAAAAGAGTAGTTGCTCCAGCAGAAAGTCTAGGTGGGATATTGTTGGGCAGGACATTTTTGAGAGTGATGTCTTGCAAAAAGCAGGTTATCCAGAGAGTAGTCCTGCTGTCAAAACAACCAgattttttaacaacatttgTCATGATTCTGAAATACAACAAGAGCTTGCTACACTAATGACACTGACCAAACAAGGGCAGATTTCTGAACAGGAAGTCAGTTTAGACACCATAACCTATAAGTACAAAGACCAAAATGAGCCTTCACAAGCAAGCACCACCATTTATCACTGTGACCTAAAACCTACTGCTCGTCAAACACCAACAAACTCGGAGGAGATGATGCACATGATGGACAAGCAACAGATCTTGAGTTTTACCACGCAAAGCTGGAACGGTGAAGGCCAAGAAAGCGAACCCAaggaaaacacagagaaaagcaaaCTGAGTAAACAAGCACCAGCCAGGCAGGATGTATTAGGAAAACAGAGTGAAGGAAGCGACAGCGACATCTCAGAGTACGACTCTGATTGTGATAAGGCTATAAAACAGTTGCATTCTGTCGTAGTGGTGCCAAATAACTCTTCTCTGACAAAAGATGCAAAGCATAGGGAGGTGTCTCCACGTCATGCTGAAAATCTTTCAGCTCTGTCCACTGCATGCCTACCAGCTTGGGGGAATACCAACGAAGTCCCAAATCAAATTCACTCCAAACAAACAGGACAGAGCGGTTTGAGTGATTCTCTCATCAGCAGTGTGTTGTGTCAGTCTCAGAGCAATATGATCGATAGCACCAGTCACTCGGAAGGGGCCAGTTTCATGAGCACCCAGCCTTTTTTTGCTGTTAATGATGGCACCCATGGACAAGCCACAGCTTCTATCCAAACTTCGgatattttcaaaaaggtcgGGCTAGAGCTTAGACAACATCCTATACCTAGTCAAGATCAGCAGGTGTTCTTGTATTACCAGCGTGAAGATCCTTCTACTGCTGACCGTATTAATGACAACAACAGATTCCCTGTTGGTTGGGACTTTTCCCAGTCAGAACAGCCAACTAGTACGTACCAGCAGCCCGATAGCAGCCATGGGTCTTTGTTAACAAACACTAAGGTGACAGGAGCGGCATCCATTGGCCCAGAGCCCAGACATGCTGTTGCTTCCTGCACGCAACAGCCCCCAAACATGCAGACTATCAAAAAACTCTACCTCCAGGAACATTATCAGGAATCTTCCAGTGAAATCCATCCTGACTCTCTCACTAACGACCATGATGATTACAGTGGGGATAAACTGTCATCCAGTCAAGTAGATTCACTAAACACTCCAGGTTCATCAAGCTTTGTGCAAGCCCATGAAAtaagcagcaacagcagaggCTCTGCGGTACCCGACCCCTCCAGAGATGACACTTTCAGGCCTCACAGGGGTAGAGGCCCTCCAAAGAAGAGGCGTCCTGAAGTGGAGTCAGACTCGGACAACGAGGCTGAAGTGGGACCCTCAAGCAAAAGGGAGCGTCAGAGGGAAACGGAGGTCTCCAAGGAAACACTCGTAAAAGCTGAGGCGCAGCGACCACCGCTCAGTTTGCATGACTTTCAAGATGCCCAAAAATGGAAAGAATTTGCCAGGTCTAAAAAGATGCCCCCCTACTTTGACTTGATTGAAGAGAACCTGTACCTGACTGAGAG AAAGAAGAGCAAATCTCATAGAGACATCAAGAGGATGCAGTGCGAGTGTCCAGTTCTGTCCAGAGAGGAGCGCGGGAAAGGAGTCATGGCATGTGGGGAGGACTGTTTGAACAGGCTGCTGATGATTGAATG CTCATCACGGTGCTTGAATGGAGCGTACTGCTCTAACCGCCGGTTTCAAATGAAGCAACACGCAGACTTTGAGGTCATTCTTACCGACGACAAAGGCTGGGGGCTGCGCGCAGCTAAAGAGATGGCTCC GAACACGTTTGTCCTTGAATATTGTGGCGAGGTGCTGGACCACAAAGAGTTCAAAACGAGGGTGAAAGAATACGCTCGCAACAAAAACATCCACTACTACTTTATGTCTCTTAAAAATAATGAA ATCATTGATGCAACATTGAAGGGGAACTGCTCTCGGTTTATGAACCACAGCTGTGAGCCTAATTGTGAAACCCAAAAG tGGACTGTTAATGGCCAGCTTCGGGTTGGGTTCTTCACCACCAAAGCAGTCGCTGCAGGGACTGAGCTGACGTTTGACTACCAGTTTCAGAGATACGG GAAAGAAGCACAGAAATGCTTCTGTGGAGCTCCCAGCTGCAGAGGCTTCCTCGGCGGGGAGAACAGAGTTAGTGTTCGTGCAGCTGGagggaagatgaagaaagaccGGAACCGAAAGAGCGCTCTTACCACG GTGGATGAGGAGCTGGAGGCCTTACTGGAGAATGGAGAAGGCCTGTGTGATGAGAAACAGGTGGTTTCTCTCTGCAGACTGATGGTTCGAGTGGAAACAATGGAGCAGAAACTCATTTGTCTCAAGCTCATACAG aATACCCAAAATCCATCATGCCTCAAACAGTTCCTGGACCATCACGGCTTGTCTCTACTGTGGATTTTTATGGTGGAGCTCTCCGAGGCGAAGGGCAACAGTGCCACAGGCATCAAAATGCAGATAGAG attATGAAAACCTTGGCTGTGCTTCCCATCTCAACCAAGAACATGCTGGAGGAGAGCAAAGTTCTAACCCTCATTCAGCGCTGGGCTCAAACCAAAACTCTCCCGCAGCAGACGGAGATGGATGGTTACTCCAGCGAGAACACGTCCCGCGCCCAAACCCCACTCAACACTCCTGATGGTTCCTCCAGCAAACTGGGGCCAGAGTTGGACAGCGAAGCCTCCAAGCCTGCTGTGTACCGCCGTCTGAAAATCATCAGCGAGAACAGCCTCGACAGCGCGCTTTCCGACGCCAGTAAAGCATCTGAcgggaaagaggaggaggaggatgaagaagacgaGGAAGAAGATGAACCAATGCAAGGAGATCCAACTGAAGGAAAGGAATTGAAGGTTGAAGCTGCGGACGCGACAAAAGAATCAACACTCGAGTCTGTGGCGGATAATGATAGCGGGAAGCAGGAAGAGCTGGAGATGAGTGGAACAAGCGAGCAGCAGCCTCAAAGTCTGACTGTAGAAACAAAATCTGATTCTGATGTGAAAATGGAAGACTTTGAGATGAAGGAGGACACTGCTGAGGATCAGAGAGACCCTCAGCAGGAAGTTCCTAGTGATGAACAGGATGGTTCAGAGAAGCAGATAAATCTGACTTTGGCAGAAAAGCCTGATTTGGAAGTAGACCAGCCAAATGTGTCAGAAAGCCAGTCCAGCCAAGAAGGTGCTGATGATCTCCCAGCTGAGCAGCCCTCAGAGACTTTGGAGGTGTGTGAAGAATTACAAGAGGCAGATAaacctcctccccctcctcctccacccccaccGCCTCCTCCTTCACAGACTGATCCCCACCCTGGTGAATCTACTACTGATGTGTCTCCAAGCTCAGAGACCACAGAGGCAACCGTGCCCCCTGAAGTCACTGCAACAGCTGTGGAAGCCTCAGCTGTAGGAACTCCTTCTCAGGATGAAGAGGAAGGCCTTTCCGATGTGGAGAGTGAAAGGAGTCAAGAGCCCCAACATAATGTTTTGGACATAAGCAGCATGGCTGCCAGGCTGCTGGAAACGTGGAAAGACCTGAAG GAGGTCTACAGGATACCAAAGAAGAGTCAGGTGGAAAAAGAAGCAAGAA ATCGCAGTCGGGATCGAGACACGGGTTTAAAGCCACGCACCACATCAGGCAGCCGAGAGCGTGAGAGGGAGCGTGAGAGGGAGCGGGAAAGGGAGCGGGAACGAGACAGAGACCGGGATAGAGACTATGAAAAAGACAGGGATCGAGACTGGGACAGGGACAGAGAACGGGACCGTGACAGAATCTCAGACAAAACTCCACGCAGCTCTGAGCGACGGAGGAGGCGCTCCTTGTCTCCACCACCTTCTTCTTATGAGAGGAGCAGCCGGCGCACAGAGGAGCG GTTTGATTTATCAAACAGCAAGACACCAAGAGTAGTTAGCAGTAAGGAGCGCAACAAGCTGTCCACGGAGGAGCGCAGGAAGTTATTTGAACAGGAAGTTGCTCAGCGGGAAGCCcagaaacagcaacaacaacaacagcagcagcttcagcagcagcagcagcagctccaaacCATGGTTTACGATCCCGCTCTGGCTTACGTGTCAAGCCCCAGCTTCATCACCTACCCTCCTGGATACCCAATCCAGACCTTTGTGGACCCCTCCAACCCCAACGCCGGCAAAGTCCTTCTTCCCACTCCTCCAGTTGACTATGAACAGACCCCGCCTCTGGCCTCTGCTGGCCTTGTCTCTGAAATAGGCATACCTtcaccctcctcctcttcccaaACCACTCCAGTCTCAAATCTTACCCAGCACATCACCACCACCAACATCGCCACCGGTACCCCCCAGCAGTACGCCCAGCCAAATGTAGCCACCCAGGACACTGGGGTAGCTGTACTCTCTGTGCCACCCCAGCCAGCCACTCAGGTACAGAGCCAGCAGAGCTACACCACCCTCTGGGATCCCACCACCCAACAGGCAGTGACTGTACAAACACAGCCGGCACAGCAGtatgctgcagctgcaggacagGCTCAGCCACAGGCAGCCATCTATTACCAGGGCCAGCCATGCCAGGCTATCTACAGCATCCCTGCTGCCTACCCCCAGGCCAATCCTCCAGTCATTCAG GCTTATACTGAACCCACAGCCAGCTACCTGCATGGTCAGGCGGTGTATCCTAGTCACCAGCAGGGGGTGGTGGTGCAGCAGGGTGGAACAGTAACCACCATTGTGACGTCCCAAACTGTACAACCG GAAATGATTGTGCCCAGCAATGTGATAGACCTTCCTCCTCCCTCTCCCCCCAAGCCCAAAACTATCGTCCTACCTCCCAACTGGAAAGTGGCTCGGGACCCTGAAGGAAAGATCTACTACTACCATATTGTCACTAG GCAAACGCAGTGGGATCCACCCACTTGGGAAGGAAGCAGTGACAGCACGAGTGTGGACCATGAATCTGAGATGGACCTGGGAACACCCACCTATGATGAGAATCCTTCTAAG ttttccaCCAAAACGGCAGAAGCTGACACTTCCAGTGAACTGGCTAAGAAAAGCAAAGAGACATTTCGAAAGGAG ATGTCCCAGTTCATAGTGCAATGTCTGAATCCGTATCGTAAACCAGACTGCAAATCTGGACGCATCAGCAACACTGAAGATTTTAAACACCTGGCCAGGAAG ctcaCTCATGGAGTTATGAATAAGGAACTGAAAGCCTGCAAGAACCCAGAAGATCTTGAATGCAACGAGAATGTGAAGCACAAGACCAAGGAGTACATCAAGAAGTATATGCAGAGATTTGGCACCGTGTACAGGCCCAAGGAGGACACAGACGTGTACTGA